The Oryzias latipes chromosome 1, ASM223467v1 genome contains a region encoding:
- the LOC101172136 gene encoding uncharacterized protein LOC101172136 isoform X2, with amino-acid sequence MTFTTLLLRSMSSAFHRHVIWESQGLVAYLHPRPWTPGSVILESSTPSRPGGSIFQLEESEYLSWLLGARAVAALLCDRLAVQRCALVSRPHKDGPAQIRILPLHGLDAEWRPHLAGEEEHNAYDPGYCTSKTAARWSDSSLTDIQTRIRSKLPFQDAQPNLTFLGDDPAHPGLFSRIVRGEEQHWRVWEDTDHVAFLTPFPNSPGFTVLVPRRPLTSDIFKLEKSHYEGLVLAAKKVAGLLEEGLGARGVGLIFEGFEIDYAHAKLIPLLPRLSGTTENPTKCQPPQFHPTYPGYVTSEDGPEASSETLGEMHCKIIDA; translated from the exons ATGACGTTTACAACTTTACTGTTGCGAAG TATGTCCTCCGCTTTTCACCGTCATGTCATTTGGGAGTCACAGGGGCTTGTGGCCTACCTTCATCCTCGACCGTGGACCCCCGGCTCAGTGATCCTGGAGAGCAGCACTCCCAGTCGACCTGGAGGGAGCATCTTCCAGCTGGAGGAGTCGGAGTATCTGTCCTGGCTGCTGGGTGCCAGAGCCGTGGCTGCGCTGCTGTGTGACAGGCTGGCTGTCCAGAGATGTGCGCTGGTCAGCAGACCTCACAAAGACGGGCCCGCTCAG ATTCGCATCCTCCCTCTTCACGGTCTGGATGCAGAGTGGCGCCCTCACCTCGCTGGAGAAGAGGAGCACAACGCCTACGACCCCGGTTACTGCACCTCCAAGACTGCAGCTCGATGGAGTGACTCCAGCCTCACGGACATCCAGACCAGGATCCGATCCAAACTCCCATTCCAAGATGCTCAACCTAATCTCACTTTCCTTGGGGATGATCCCGCTCATCCTGGGCTTTTTTCGCGCATTGTCCGTGGGGAGGAGCAGCATTGGAGGGTCTGGGAGGATACAGATCATGTGGCTTTTCTCACCCCTTTCCCCAACTCCCCAGGCTTCACAGTGCTCGTCCCACGTCGACCTCTAACGTCCGACATattcaaactggaaaaaagcCATTATGAAGGGTTGGTGCTGGCTGCCAAGAAGGTGGCTGGTCTCCTTGAGGAGGGTTTGGGTGCCCGGGGGGTGGGGCTTATTTTTGAAGGTTTTGAGATTGATTACGCTCATGCCAAGTTGATCCCACTTTTACCACGTCTATCAGGGACAACAGAAAACCCCACTAAATGCCAGCCTCCCCAGTTTCACCCCACTTATCCTGGATATGTGACATCAGAGGATGGACCGGAGGCCAGCTCAGAAACTTTAGGAGAGATGCACTGTAAAATTATTGATGCATAA
- the LOC101172136 gene encoding uncharacterized protein LOC101172136 isoform X1, whose product MWLSTAVAAILAICLAIYYEQRKPVDDSMSSAFHRHVIWESQGLVAYLHPRPWTPGSVILESSTPSRPGGSIFQLEESEYLSWLLGARAVAALLCDRLAVQRCALVSRPHKDGPAQIRILPLHGLDAEWRPHLAGEEEHNAYDPGYCTSKTAARWSDSSLTDIQTRIRSKLPFQDAQPNLTFLGDDPAHPGLFSRIVRGEEQHWRVWEDTDHVAFLTPFPNSPGFTVLVPRRPLTSDIFKLEKSHYEGLVLAAKKVAGLLEEGLGARGVGLIFEGFEIDYAHAKLIPLLPRLSGTTENPTKCQPPQFHPTYPGYVTSEDGPEASSETLGEMHCKIIDA is encoded by the exons ATGTGGTTGAGTACGGCGGTGGCAGCGATTCTAGCCATCTGTCTTGCTATTTATTACGAGCAGAGGAAACCAGTTGATGACAG TATGTCCTCCGCTTTTCACCGTCATGTCATTTGGGAGTCACAGGGGCTTGTGGCCTACCTTCATCCTCGACCGTGGACCCCCGGCTCAGTGATCCTGGAGAGCAGCACTCCCAGTCGACCTGGAGGGAGCATCTTCCAGCTGGAGGAGTCGGAGTATCTGTCCTGGCTGCTGGGTGCCAGAGCCGTGGCTGCGCTGCTGTGTGACAGGCTGGCTGTCCAGAGATGTGCGCTGGTCAGCAGACCTCACAAAGACGGGCCCGCTCAG ATTCGCATCCTCCCTCTTCACGGTCTGGATGCAGAGTGGCGCCCTCACCTCGCTGGAGAAGAGGAGCACAACGCCTACGACCCCGGTTACTGCACCTCCAAGACTGCAGCTCGATGGAGTGACTCCAGCCTCACGGACATCCAGACCAGGATCCGATCCAAACTCCCATTCCAAGATGCTCAACCTAATCTCACTTTCCTTGGGGATGATCCCGCTCATCCTGGGCTTTTTTCGCGCATTGTCCGTGGGGAGGAGCAGCATTGGAGGGTCTGGGAGGATACAGATCATGTGGCTTTTCTCACCCCTTTCCCCAACTCCCCAGGCTTCACAGTGCTCGTCCCACGTCGACCTCTAACGTCCGACATattcaaactggaaaaaagcCATTATGAAGGGTTGGTGCTGGCTGCCAAGAAGGTGGCTGGTCTCCTTGAGGAGGGTTTGGGTGCCCGGGGGGTGGGGCTTATTTTTGAAGGTTTTGAGATTGATTACGCTCATGCCAAGTTGATCCCACTTTTACCACGTCTATCAGGGACAACAGAAAACCCCACTAAATGCCAGCCTCCCCAGTTTCACCCCACTTATCCTGGATATGTGACATCAGAGGATGGACCGGAGGCCAGCTCAGAAACTTTAGGAGAGATGCACTGTAAAATTATTGATGCATAA